Part of the Devosia sp. SL43 genome, AGCACGACTTCAAGGATGGCCGCGCCCGCTTCGAGCTCATTCCCGACGAGCATCACGACCACCTGATCGACATCCGCTCGGGCAGCGTCATCGAGTTCCGCAACGAGGAAATCGAGGCCATCCAGGAGGTCATCGCCAAGCGGCTCGGCTATCGGCTGGTCGATCACCGGCTCGAGCTTTATGCGGTGCCGATCGAGGGAGACGGCAAGGGGAAAAAATGATCTTCCGCG contains:
- a CDS encoding Fur family transcriptional regulator; its protein translation is MRMTDQRRVIARVIEAATDHPDVEELYRRASTVDDRISLSTVYRTVNLFEEAGLVTKHDFKDGRARFELIPDEHHDHLIDIRSGSVIEFRNEEIEAIQEVIAKRLGYRLVDHRLELYAVPIEGDGKGKK